Sequence from the Deltaproteobacteria bacterium genome:
ATCAGCGCATCGATGCGCTCGCGGTGCGCGGCCACGCCCTCGACCAGCTCGCGGGCGAAGGCCTGCACCTCGCGCTCGGCGTCGAAGTACGACCAGAAGAGCGCCATGCCCGGGTCGCCCTCCCCCGCCACGTCGAGCTGGTAGAGCGCCTGGAGGGCCAGCTCTCGCGCCTCGCGCCGCGAGCCCATCAAGCCCTCTGCACCGCGCGCAGGAGGTACACCATCTCGAGCGCGGTGAGCGCCGCCTCGTAGCCCTTGTTGCCCCGCGTGCCGCCCGCGCGCGCGAGCGCCTGCTCGAGGGTGTCGGTGGTGAGCACCCCGAAGGCGACGGGCAGGTCCTGCCGGAGGGCCACGTCCGCGATGCCGCGCGCCGCCGCGGCCGCCACGTAGTCGAAGTGCGGCGTCTCGCCGCGCACCACCGCACCCAGGCAGACGAGCGCGTCGTAGCGGCCGGTCGAGGCCATGCGCTGCGCGCAGAGCGGCAGCTCGAAGGCGCCGGGCACCGTCGCCACGTCGATCGCGTCGTCCGCCACCCCGTGGCGCGCCAGCGCGTCGAGCGCACCGGCCAGGAGGAGGTCGGTCACGCTCTGGTTGAAGCGCGCGAGCGCGACGCCGATGCGCAGCCCCTCGCCGCTCGGGGTGGCCTGCAGGTGGCGCGGCACGGGTCGGGACGCTCAGCTGGTGCGCTGGAGCCCGGAGAGGAGGTGTCCGAGCTTGGCCTGCTTGGTGCGCAGGTACTCGATGTTGCCCGCGTGCGGCGCCACCTCGAGCGGGGCGCGCGCCACCACGTGCACGCCGTAGCTCTCGAGCCCGCCGATCTTCTGCGGGTTGTTGGTGAGCAGCCGCACGTGCCGAACGCCCAGGTCGCGCAGGATCTGCGCCCCGATGCCGTAGTCCCGAAGGT
This genomic interval carries:
- a CDS encoding 6,7-dimethyl-8-ribityllumazine synthase — protein: MPRHLQATPSGEGLRIGVALARFNQSVTDLLLAGALDALARHGVADDAIDVATVPGAFELPLCAQRMASTGRYDALVCLGAVVRGETPHFDYVAAAAARGIADVALRQDLPVAFGVLTTDTLEQALARAGGTRGNKGYEAALTALEMVYLLRAVQRA